The Lysobacter enzymogenes genome window below encodes:
- the wecB gene encoding non-hydrolyzing UDP-N-acetylglucosamine 2-epimerase gives MMKEQFVIAGALSVAVTVLSMSALYPGAARLGLVDRPNARKQHKGNVPVIGGISFFLGLLAGALYLQLGDRYTMSLLATAGLVVALGAFDDARDLSVRSRLLVQSAAVGLMITGSGVWLNDLGDLFGTGPIHLGWLGVPVTVIAVVGTINAFNMLDGIDGLAASIALVCIGAIFLFDRSNVLDKGALPSLALLFVALLPFLFFNLGGINGRKVFMGDAGSMLIGYVMAWSLIYLSQRGPTRIDAADAVWCIALPLLETLNLMYRRMRRGLSPFKPDRQHLHYLLLDRERSAKTALLTIIGLACAFVAIGYALRNLPTMLGLIAFFAMLGVYSLTLSSGDRNKLPGWLPRPPRQLAFAQQGPLGDGRGARDSAPASAGGAAYARKGLGEAALGNAAGAGGFAPLPPLPAAASVQLGGPAIKTLCVFGTRPEAIKMAPLAKMLAQDPRFDARVCVTGQHRQMLDQVLQLFEIQPDFDLNIMKPKQDLTDVTTAILTGMKTVLAELKPDVVLVHGDTSTTMAATLAAYYQQIPVAHVEAGLRTGNLYSPWPEEANRKLTGALAAIHFAPTELSRGNLREEGIPDERIAITGNTVIDALKDVLVRIERTPELRREIEAKFEFLRDERKVVLVTGHRRESFGGGFERICEALRDTALRHPEIDIVYPVHLNPQVREPVNRLLSGIANIHLIEPLDYLPFVFLMNRAHIILTDSGGIQEEAPSLGKPVLVMRDTTERPEAVAAGTVRLVGTDRELICDGISQLLNDRAAYEAMSFAHNPYGDGLACERIVAALAQFRREDSLLAA, from the coding sequence ATGATGAAAGAACAATTCGTCATTGCGGGCGCGCTCAGCGTCGCAGTCACTGTGTTGTCGATGAGCGCGCTGTATCCCGGCGCCGCCAGGCTCGGCCTGGTCGACCGCCCGAACGCGCGCAAGCAGCATAAGGGCAACGTCCCGGTCATCGGCGGCATCAGCTTCTTCCTCGGCCTGCTCGCCGGCGCGCTGTACCTGCAGCTCGGCGACCGCTACACGATGAGCCTGTTGGCCACCGCCGGCCTGGTGGTGGCGCTGGGCGCGTTCGACGACGCGCGCGACCTCAGCGTGCGCTCGCGCCTGCTGGTGCAGTCGGCCGCGGTCGGGCTGATGATCACCGGCAGCGGGGTCTGGCTCAACGATCTGGGCGATCTGTTCGGCACCGGCCCGATCCATCTGGGCTGGCTCGGCGTACCGGTCACGGTCATCGCCGTGGTCGGCACCATCAACGCCTTCAACATGCTCGACGGCATCGACGGGCTCGCCGCCAGCATCGCCCTGGTCTGCATCGGCGCGATCTTCCTGTTCGACCGCAGCAACGTGCTCGACAAGGGCGCGCTGCCGAGCCTGGCGCTGCTGTTCGTCGCCCTGCTGCCGTTCCTGTTCTTCAATCTCGGCGGCATCAACGGGCGCAAGGTGTTCATGGGCGACGCCGGCAGCATGCTGATCGGCTACGTCATGGCCTGGAGCCTGATCTACCTGAGCCAGCGCGGCCCGACCCGGATCGACGCCGCCGATGCGGTGTGGTGCATCGCCCTGCCGCTGCTGGAGACCTTGAACCTGATGTACCGGCGCATGCGCCGCGGCCTGTCGCCGTTCAAGCCCGACCGCCAGCACCTGCACTACCTGCTGCTCGACCGCGAACGCTCGGCCAAGACCGCGCTGCTGACCATCATCGGGCTGGCCTGCGCCTTCGTCGCGATCGGCTACGCGCTGCGCAACCTGCCGACGATGCTCGGGCTGATCGCGTTCTTCGCCATGCTCGGCGTGTACTCGCTGACCCTGAGCAGCGGCGACCGCAACAAGCTGCCGGGCTGGCTGCCGCGCCCGCCGCGCCAGCTCGCGTTCGCGCAACAAGGCCCGCTCGGCGACGGCCGCGGCGCGCGCGACAGCGCGCCCGCCAGCGCCGGCGGCGCGGCCTATGCGCGCAAGGGCCTGGGCGAAGCCGCGCTCGGCAACGCCGCCGGCGCCGGCGGCTTCGCCCCGCTGCCGCCGCTGCCTGCGGCCGCGTCGGTCCAGCTCGGCGGCCCCGCGATCAAGACGCTGTGCGTGTTCGGCACCCGCCCCGAGGCGATCAAGATGGCGCCGCTGGCCAAGATGCTCGCGCAGGACCCGCGCTTCGACGCGCGCGTGTGCGTGACCGGCCAGCACCGGCAGATGCTCGACCAGGTGTTGCAGCTGTTCGAGATCCAGCCGGACTTCGACCTCAACATCATGAAGCCCAAGCAGGACCTGACCGACGTCACCACCGCGATCCTGACCGGGATGAAGACGGTGCTGGCCGAGCTCAAGCCCGATGTGGTGCTGGTCCACGGCGATACGTCGACGACGATGGCGGCGACCCTGGCCGCCTACTACCAGCAGATTCCGGTCGCCCACGTCGAGGCCGGCCTGCGCACCGGCAACCTGTACTCGCCGTGGCCGGAGGAAGCCAACCGCAAGCTCACCGGCGCGCTCGCCGCGATCCACTTCGCTCCGACCGAGCTGTCGCGCGGCAACCTGCGCGAGGAAGGCATTCCCGACGAGCGCATCGCGATCACCGGCAACACCGTGATCGACGCGCTCAAGGACGTGCTGGTGCGGATCGAGCGCACGCCGGAACTGCGCCGGGAGATCGAGGCGAAGTTCGAGTTCCTGCGCGATGAGCGCAAAGTGGTCTTGGTCACCGGCCATCGCCGCGAAAGCTTCGGCGGCGGCTTCGAGCGCATCTGCGAGGCGCTGCGCGACACCGCGCTGCGCCATCCGGAAATCGACATCGTCTATCCGGTGCACCTCAATCCGCAGGTGCGCGAGCCGGTCAACCGGCTGCTGAGCGGAATCGCCAACATCCATCTGATCGAGCCGCTGGACTACCTGCCGTTCGTGTTCCTGATGAACCGCGCGCACATCATCCTGACCGACTCCGGCGGCATCCAGGAAGAAGCGCCGTCGCTGGGCAAGCCGGTGCTGGTGATGCGCGACACCACCGAGCGTCCGGAAGCGGTCGCCGCCGGCACGGTCCGGCTCGTCGGCACCGACCGGGAGCTGATCTGCGACGGCATCAGCCAGCTGCTGAACGACCGCGCCGCCTACGAAGCCATGAGCTTCGCCCACAACCCGTACGGCGACGGGCTGGCCTGCGAGCGCATCGTCGCCGCGCTGGCGCAGTTCCGCCGCGAAGACTCGCTGCTGGCGGCCTGA
- a CDS encoding polysaccharide biosynthesis tyrosine autokinase, producing MAAVSTPHGARQDAAANDEIDLAALLGTLSDHKWLIGAVTALGFALSAAYALLAAPVYQANAMVQVESKTPTLPGLTAVSQALTDSAPQAVTEISLLTSRTVLDKAVEDLKLDLQVEPAHFPLIGAAIARRFQPSTGNEIASPWFGLSRYGWGGETLDIAELEVPDDLLGKPLTLIAGPNGSFELLDDQDQRLLGGDAGAIAVGGGARLKVERLLANPGMRFEVVKLSRLGIIASLQNNLTASEKAKDSGIILLSYELRDPDLAQATLESITRQYIRQNIERNSAEAANSLEFVNKQLPNVRRDLEKAEHTLAQYQSQAHTVDITLDAKSLLDQIVSLDTSISQLRLQQAEVTRRYTPAHPAYKALMAQIGELEASKQKINDRIGTLPQTQQELIGLTREVQVSTLTYTNMLNQAQQLNIARAGTVGNARVVDRAVVDTSQPVKPKRALAVAIGTFLAGFLAVAYVFLRKMLNRGVEHVQEIEQIGLPVLSSIPMSAYQRDHEKAGRKLRAGAGNGKPHLLALDAPNDLAIEAMRSLRTALHFARLEASNNVLMICGSSPGAGKTFVSTNLAATIAQGGQRVLLIDGDLRRSSLHKVLGQDPRNGLSDLLAGRIDVAAATRRTPIENLYFIPRGEAPPNPSELLMRPELGALLKTASLQYDLVIVDTPPILAVTDSAIIGRHAGTALMVVRFGLNPAKELALAMQRFEQNGIDLKGAVFNAVERRHDTHYAYGYEYRSGA from the coding sequence ATGGCGGCAGTTTCCACCCCGCACGGCGCGCGCCAGGACGCCGCCGCGAACGACGAAATCGACCTGGCGGCGCTGCTGGGCACCCTGTCCGATCACAAATGGCTGATCGGCGCGGTGACCGCGCTCGGCTTCGCCCTCAGCGCGGCCTACGCGCTGCTGGCCGCGCCGGTGTACCAGGCCAATGCGATGGTGCAGGTGGAATCCAAGACCCCGACCCTGCCCGGCCTCACCGCGGTGTCGCAGGCGCTGACCGATTCGGCGCCGCAGGCGGTCACCGAGATTTCGCTGCTGACTTCGCGCACCGTGCTCGACAAGGCGGTCGAGGACCTCAAGCTCGACCTGCAGGTCGAACCCGCGCACTTCCCGCTGATCGGCGCGGCGATCGCGCGCCGCTTCCAGCCCTCGACCGGCAACGAGATCGCCTCGCCGTGGTTCGGCCTCAGCCGTTACGGCTGGGGCGGCGAAACCCTGGACATCGCCGAACTCGAGGTGCCCGACGACCTGCTCGGCAAGCCGCTGACCCTGATCGCCGGCCCCAACGGCAGCTTCGAGCTGCTCGACGACCAGGACCAGCGCCTGCTCGGCGGCGACGCCGGCGCGATCGCGGTCGGCGGCGGCGCGCGGCTCAAGGTCGAGCGCCTGCTGGCCAATCCAGGCATGCGCTTCGAAGTCGTCAAGCTGTCGCGCCTGGGCATCATCGCCTCGCTACAGAACAACCTGACCGCGAGCGAGAAGGCCAAGGACTCCGGCATCATCCTGCTGAGCTACGAACTGCGCGATCCCGATCTGGCCCAGGCCACGCTGGAATCGATCACCCGCCAGTACATCCGCCAGAACATCGAGCGCAACTCCGCCGAGGCCGCCAACAGCCTGGAGTTCGTCAACAAGCAACTGCCCAACGTGCGCCGCGACCTGGAAAAGGCCGAGCACACCCTGGCCCAGTACCAGTCGCAGGCGCACACCGTCGACATCACCCTCGACGCCAAGTCGCTGCTCGACCAGATCGTCTCGCTCGACACCAGCATCTCGCAGCTGCGCCTGCAGCAGGCCGAGGTGACCCGCCGCTACACCCCCGCGCACCCGGCCTACAAGGCGCTGATGGCGCAGATCGGCGAGCTGGAAGCGAGCAAGCAGAAGATCAACGACCGCATCGGCACCCTGCCGCAGACCCAGCAGGAACTGATCGGGCTGACCCGCGAAGTGCAGGTCAGCACCCTGACCTACACCAACATGCTCAACCAGGCGCAGCAGCTCAACATCGCCCGCGCCGGCACCGTCGGCAACGCGCGCGTGGTCGACCGCGCGGTGGTCGACACCAGCCAGCCGGTCAAGCCCAAGCGCGCGCTGGCGGTCGCCATCGGCACCTTCCTCGCCGGTTTCCTCGCCGTGGCCTACGTGTTCCTGCGCAAGATGCTCAACCGCGGCGTCGAGCACGTGCAGGAGATCGAGCAGATCGGCCTGCCGGTGCTGTCGTCGATTCCGATGAGCGCCTACCAGCGCGACCACGAGAAGGCCGGACGCAAGCTGCGCGCCGGTGCCGGCAACGGCAAGCCGCATCTGCTGGCGCTGGACGCGCCCAACGACCTGGCCATCGAAGCCATGCGCAGCCTGCGCACCGCGCTGCACTTCGCCCGCCTGGAAGCCAGCAACAACGTATTGATGATCTGCGGCTCCAGCCCCGGCGCCGGCAAGACCTTCGTCTCGACCAACCTCGCCGCGACCATCGCCCAGGGCGGCCAGCGGGTGCTGCTGATCGACGGCGACCTGCGCCGCAGCAGCCTGCACAAGGTGCTCGGCCAGGATCCGCGCAACGGCCTGTCGGACCTGCTCGCCGGCCGCATCGACGTGGCCGCGGCGACCCGGCGCACGCCGATCGAGAACCTGTATTTCATCCCGCGCGGCGAAGCGCCGCCGAATCCGTCCGAACTGCTGATGCGGCCGGAACTCGGCGCGCTGCTGAAGACCGCGTCGCTGCAGTACGACCTGGTCATCGTCGACACGCCGCCGATCCTGGCGGTGACCGACTCGGCGATCATCGGCCGCCATGCCGGCACCGCGCTGATGGTGGTGCGCTTCGGCCTGAACCCGGCCAAGGAGCTGGCGCTGGCGATGCAGCGCTTCGAGCAGAACGGCATCGACCTCAAGGGCGCGGTGTTCAACGCGGTCGAGCGCCGCCACGACACCCACTACGCCTACGGCTACGAGTACCGCTCCGGCGCGTGA
- a CDS encoding low molecular weight protein-tyrosine-phosphatase has translation MFRNVLVVCVGNICRSPTAEVLLRHELKNVTVASAGLKALAGHPIDATAQAVLSGHGLSGQSHVARQLDRSMIDAADLVLTMEPWHSEAVLRSYPHARGKTYLLGKWLDNTSIPDPYRQSRETFERAYQLIDSGVSRWKPYF, from the coding sequence GTGTTCCGAAATGTTCTGGTCGTATGCGTCGGCAACATTTGCCGCAGTCCAACCGCGGAAGTGCTGCTGCGCCACGAGTTGAAAAACGTAACGGTCGCATCCGCCGGGCTCAAGGCCCTGGCCGGACATCCGATCGACGCCACAGCACAGGCCGTGCTGTCCGGACATGGATTGAGTGGGCAATCCCATGTCGCACGCCAGTTGGACCGCTCGATGATCGACGCGGCCGACCTGGTACTCACGATGGAGCCTTGGCACAGCGAGGCCGTGCTCCGTTCGTACCCACACGCGAGAGGAAAAACCTACTTGCTAGGCAAATGGCTGGACAACACCAGCATTCCGGACCCGTACCGGCAATCGCGCGAGACCTTCGAGCGCGCCTACCAATTGATCGATTCGGGCGTGAGCCGCTGGAAGCCGTACTTCTGA
- a CDS encoding polysaccharide biosynthesis/export family protein, translating to MIKISGVAALAAIVGLGGCALAPGQYISPGQFAGSELARDGHIEMVSITPEFLSAQQRVETSIPIELMSYQPEAYRIGRGDTLYITIWDHPELTSPAGTQQQTAANGRLVRPDGTLFYPYVGMIRAEGLTIEELRAQITSRIAHYVQSPQVDVSIIDYGSQRVTLQGAFVKTERQSITATPLTLAQAIGAATVDPIRADLAGFVLTRDGRQYHLDLDELNRGGSVAKDIYLKAGDHLFLPYNDRKEVYVVGEVVRPQAMTFKTTDLTLTQALGRAGGLNPLTAKGDSVYVIRGVETQDKEPAKIFHLSAKSPAAFALGSRFHVRAGDVVFVGPAGVTRWNRFVNQLLPLSNIVNNAANTQDLLDR from the coding sequence ATGATCAAGATTTCGGGCGTCGCGGCCTTGGCCGCCATCGTCGGACTCGGCGGCTGCGCGCTCGCGCCGGGCCAGTACATCTCGCCGGGACAGTTCGCCGGCAGCGAGCTGGCGCGCGACGGGCACATCGAGATGGTGTCGATCACGCCCGAGTTCCTGTCCGCGCAGCAGCGGGTGGAGACCTCGATCCCGATCGAGCTGATGTCGTACCAGCCCGAGGCCTACCGCATCGGCCGCGGCGACACCTTGTACATCACCATCTGGGACCATCCCGAACTGACTTCGCCGGCCGGTACCCAGCAGCAGACCGCGGCCAACGGCCGCTTGGTGCGGCCCGACGGCACCTTGTTCTATCCCTATGTCGGCATGATCCGCGCCGAGGGCCTGACCATCGAGGAACTGCGCGCGCAGATCACTTCGCGCATCGCCCATTACGTGCAGAGCCCGCAGGTCGACGTCAGCATCATCGACTACGGCAGCCAGCGGGTGACCTTGCAGGGCGCCTTCGTCAAGACCGAGCGCCAGTCGATCACCGCCACGCCCTTGACCCTGGCCCAGGCGATCGGCGCGGCCACGGTCGATCCGATCCGCGCCGACCTGGCCGGCTTCGTGCTGACCCGCGACGGCCGCCAGTACCACCTCGACCTCGACGAGCTCAACCGCGGCGGTTCGGTCGCCAAGGACATCTACCTCAAGGCCGGCGATCACCTGTTCCTGCCGTACAACGACCGCAAGGAAGTGTATGTGGTCGGCGAAGTGGTGCGGCCGCAGGCGATGACCTTCAAGACCACCGACCTGACCCTGACCCAGGCGCTGGGCCGCGCCGGCGGGCTCAATCCGCTGACCGCCAAGGGCGATTCGGTCTACGTCATCCGCGGCGTCGAGACCCAGGACAAAGAGCCGGCGAAGATCTTCCACCTCAGCGCCAAGTCGCCGGCGGCGTTCGCGCTCGGCAGCCGGTTCCACGTGCGCGCCGGCGACGTGGTGTTCGTCGGTCCGGCCGGGGTGACCCGCTGGAACCGCTTCGTCAACCAGTTGCTGCCGCTGTCCAACATCGTCAACAACGCCGCCAACACCCAGGACCTGCTGGATCGCTGA
- a CDS encoding ATP-binding protein: MEGDSQGNYAQLRTAGVDLGGLMTVLGQHLYSTPLVALRELVQNAHDSIVRRRLEDPQAPAAPRIVVAGDIAARTVRVTDTGTGLTDDEIHQYLATVGVGYTRGLRQAGAGEDELIGMFGLGFLSAFVIAERVTVHTTSYQQPQRGWRYQSSNGEQYTLSPAPAREVGTTVELLLRPEHARLAGEDYLARVLGRYCALLRVPIFVGAGAAAVNPEPPPWRDPEAGASEHPVQARKRQLSFASRFESQFEPICALPVASPENDLRGLLWVQDGGTYGNSDNRNLSVFVRGMLLDDDARELLPSWAGFAGGVVESSRLMPTASREDLQRNEAYRAAQHAIAEALITGLASLAREQPEAWRRILARHNESLLGAALCDARLFELLAAEVRIPSSHGELRAGALRREGVIHVGLGSGGFEDMLFRMLGVPVARGDRYAVLPFLRQWVQRHGGRLIEIGTEQGNRQLFTEQTLPAQELEWLREVLGDGERLVPARFAPTELPLMAVPDREAELKRRLESDEADKRISMTALRLVRGFTAGIDGSAPARLYVNLDNPAMAALLDTARRDPDAALPAARLLRAVKQLMDSHSEADGQGPRLNGALAAIGESALRLLPPAP, encoded by the coding sequence TTGGAAGGGGATTCGCAAGGCAATTACGCGCAGCTGCGCACCGCCGGGGTCGACCTGGGCGGGCTGATGACCGTGCTGGGCCAGCATCTGTATTCGACCCCGCTGGTGGCGCTGCGCGAACTGGTGCAGAACGCGCACGACTCGATCGTGCGGCGGCGGCTGGAAGACCCGCAGGCGCCGGCGGCGCCGCGCATCGTCGTCGCCGGCGACATCGCCGCGCGCACGGTGCGGGTGACCGACACCGGCACCGGCCTCACCGACGACGAGATCCATCAGTACCTGGCCACGGTCGGCGTCGGCTACACCCGCGGCCTGCGCCAGGCCGGCGCCGGCGAGGACGAACTGATCGGCATGTTCGGCCTGGGCTTTCTGTCGGCGTTCGTGATCGCCGAGCGGGTCACCGTGCACACCACCTCGTACCAGCAGCCGCAGCGCGGCTGGCGCTACCAGTCCAGCAACGGCGAGCAGTACACGCTGAGCCCGGCGCCGGCGCGCGAGGTCGGCACCACGGTCGAGCTGCTGCTGCGTCCGGAACATGCGCGGCTGGCCGGCGAGGACTATCTGGCGCGGGTGCTCGGCCGCTATTGCGCGCTGCTGCGGGTGCCGATCTTCGTCGGCGCCGGCGCTGCGGCGGTCAATCCCGAACCGCCGCCGTGGCGCGACCCCGAGGCCGGCGCCAGCGAGCATCCGGTGCAGGCGCGCAAGCGCCAGCTCAGTTTCGCCAGCCGCTTCGAATCGCAGTTCGAGCCGATCTGCGCGCTGCCGGTGGCGTCGCCCGAGAACGACCTGCGCGGCCTGCTGTGGGTGCAGGACGGCGGCACCTACGGCAACAGCGACAACCGCAACCTGTCGGTGTTCGTGCGCGGCATGCTGCTCGACGACGATGCTCGCGAGCTGTTGCCGAGCTGGGCCGGTTTCGCCGGCGGCGTGGTCGAATCCAGCCGGCTGATGCCGACCGCCAGCCGCGAGGACCTGCAACGCAACGAGGCCTACCGCGCGGCCCAGCACGCCATCGCCGAGGCGCTGATCACCGGCCTGGCCAGCCTGGCGCGCGAACAGCCCGAGGCGTGGCGGCGGATCCTGGCGCGGCACAACGAATCATTGCTCGGCGCGGCGCTGTGCGATGCGCGCCTGTTCGAACTGCTGGCCGCCGAGGTGCGCATTCCCAGTTCGCACGGCGAACTGCGCGCCGGCGCGCTGCGCCGCGAGGGCGTGATCCATGTCGGCCTCGGCAGCGGCGGCTTCGAGGACATGCTGTTCCGCATGCTCGGCGTCCCGGTCGCGCGCGGCGACCGTTATGCGGTGCTGCCGTTCCTGCGCCAGTGGGTGCAGCGCCACGGCGGGCGCCTGATCGAGATCGGCACCGAGCAGGGCAACCGCCAGCTGTTCACCGAGCAGACCTTGCCGGCGCAGGAGCTGGAATGGTTGCGCGAGGTGCTCGGCGACGGCGAGCGGCTGGTGCCGGCGCGCTTCGCCCCGACCGAGCTGCCGCTGATGGCGGTGCCCGACCGCGAGGCCGAGCTCAAGCGCCGGCTGGAGAGCGACGAAGCCGACAAGCGCATCTCGATGACCGCGCTGCGGCTGGTGCGCGGCTTCACCGCCGGCATCGACGGCTCGGCGCCGGCGCGCCTGTACGTCAACCTCGACAATCCGGCGATGGCAGCCTTGCTCGACACCGCGCGGCGCGATCCGGACGCGGCCCTGCCGGCCGCGCGGCTGCTGCGCGCGGTCAAGCAATTGATGGACAGCCACAGCGAGGCCGACGGCCAGGGCCCGCGCCTCAACGGCGCGCTCGCGGCCATCGGCGAGAGCGCGCTGCGGCTGTTGCCGCCGGCGCCCTGA